One genomic segment of Sminthopsis crassicaudata isolate SCR6 chromosome 2, ASM4859323v1, whole genome shotgun sequence includes these proteins:
- the SLC4A1AP gene encoding kanadaptin isoform X2 produces MAELSSQPELGSRSEPPEDDFKKPVLPLPSGPGDHGPGPAPREQEKRKEEKKEPSRAGGLGERGARPLRRRDVEEEPGPGPPAEDKPRSCRAAPGAPPVGSPVPAPPYKEPEWGGPPDAPYSLETLKGGTILSSRSLEGQSRCVFGRLPSCDVVLEHPSVSRFHAVLQHRARDPAGKGDPAGEQDPRGRGFYLYDLGSTHGTFLNKSRVPPRTYCRVRVGHVLRFGGSTRLFILQGPEDDKEAESELTVTQLKALRKQQQRKLEKKMLGEDSDEEEEAGAAEETRNSSSQDTEMGCTWGMGEDAIEDEVEENPIVIEFQQEREAFYIKDPKKALQGFFEREGEELEYEYDEQGHSTWLCRVRLPVDDSSGKQLVAEAIHSGKKKEAMIQCSLEACRMLDALGLLRQEAVSRKRKAKNWEDEDYYDSDDDTFLDRTGLVEKKRLNRMKKAGKIDDKPETYDSLIGKLNNAEKELAEISEKLKVSGKTLSESIPQDSLDAFMTEIKSGSTLDGVSRKKLHLRTFELRKEQQRLKGLIKLVKPTEMPELKKTENQAENVEKKPKKLTLPLFGAMKGGSKFKLKTGTVGKLPPKRPALPPSLIRMKDEPEEEEEEEEEEEEHKEELGKLDHTSLKMEMQSEEAMQEICPTPNLSNQNTLIDTRQETESSGQPSQEGLNRGCPESEEEAPAQEESSESKNSCKQSKEVLKKAAGPSRIPQILSSKYPEDDPDYCVWVPPEVPER; encoded by the exons ATGGCGGAGCTCTCCTCTCAGCCTGAGCTGGGCTCCCGCTCCGAGCCACCCGAGGATGACTTCAAAAAGCCGGTCCTGCCCTTGCCTTCGGGGCCGGGAGATCATGGCCCGGGCCCCGCTCCCCGGGAGCAGGAGAAgcggaaagaggagaaaaaggagccTTCGCGGGCCGGCGGTCTTGGAGAGCGGGGAGCCCGGCCGCTCCGGCGGCGAGACGTGGAGGAGGAGCCCGGACCCGGGCCCCCAGCCGAGGACAAGCCGCGGTCGTGCAGAGCAGCACCTGGGGCTCCTCCGGTCGGAAGCCCAGTTCCGGCTCCCCCCTATAAGGAGCCAGAATGGGGGGGCCCTCCCGACGCTCCCTACAGCCTGGAGACCCTGAAGGGCGGGACCATCCTAAGCAGCCGCAGTCTGGAGGGCCAGAGCCGCTGCGTGTTCGGGCGCCTGCCCAGCTGCGACGTGGTCCTGGAGCACCCTTCGGTGTCGCGCTTCCACGCCGTGCTGCAGCACCGCGCGCGGGACCCCGCCGGGAAAGGAGACCCCGCCGGGGAACAAGACCCCCGCGGACGCGGCTTCTACTTGTACGACCTGGGAAGCACCCACGGCACCTTCCTCAACAAAAGTCGCGTGCCGCCGCGCACCTACTGCCGCGTCCGCGTGGGCCACGTCCTCCGCTTCGGAGGCAGCACGCGCCTTTTCATCCTGCAG GGGCCAGAAGATGACAAGGAGGCGGAATCGGAGCTAACGGTAACTCAGCTGAAGGCTTTGCGGAAGCAGCAGCAGAGGAAGTTAGAGAAGAAGATGCTGGGGGAAGACTCCgatgaggaagaggaggcagGGGCCGCGGAAGAGACGAGGAACTCTAGTAGTCAGGACACCGAGATGGGCTGTACTTGGGGAATGG GAGAAGATGCCATTGAAGATGAAGTTGAAGAGAATCCTATTGTTATAGAGTTTCAACAGGAACGTGAGGCATTTTATATAAAGGATCCCAAAAAGGCTCTGCAGGGGTTCTTTGAAAGAGAAG GAGAAGAATTAGAATATGAATATGATGAACAGGGACATAGTACCTGGCTTTGCAGAGTTAG GTTGCCTGTGGATGATTCATCAGGAAAACAACTGGTGGCTGAGGCCATTCactcaggaaagaaaaaggaagcaatgaTCCAGTGCTCCCTGGAAGCCTGTCGAATGCTTGATGCTTTGGGTTTGCTACGTCAGGAGGCGG TATCTCGAAAAAGGAAAGCCAAGAACTGGGAGGATGAAGATTATTATGACAGTGATGATGATACATTCCTTGATCGAACTGGCTTAGTTGAGAAGAAGCGACTTAACAGGatgaaaaaagctggaaaaattgATGATAAGCCAGAGACCTATGATTCACTG attggaAAGTTGAataatgcagagaaagaacttgcTGAGATTTCAGAGAAGTTGAAAGTCTCAGGCAAAA ctcTGTCAGAATCTATACCTCAGGATTCTTTGGATGCATTCATGACAGAAATCAAATCAGGGAGTACATTAGATGGTGTGTCCCGGAAAAAGCTTCATTTAAGAACCTTTGAGCTGAGGAAAGAGCAGCAGAGACTTAAAGGGCTCATTAAACTTGTGAAACCAACAGAGATGCCAGAGCTAAAAAA gaCTGAAAACCAGGCTGAAAATGTGGAAAAGAAGCCTAAAAAGCTAACATTGCCTCTTTTTGGTGCAATGAAAGGAGGaagcaaatttaaattaaaaactggAACAGTAGGG AAATTGCCCCCTAAGCGTCCAGCACTCCCTCCAAGTTTAATAAGAATGAAGGATGAgcctgaagaagaggaagaggaggaagaagaagaagaagagcacaaagaagaactaggaaaaCTGGATCATACATCTCTTAAAATGGAAATGCAGTCAGAAGAAGCAATGCAAGAAATTTGTCCAACTCCAAATCTTTCAAATCAGAACACACTGATAGACACCAGACAGg AAACAGAATCCTCAGGTCAGCCTAGTCAGGAAGGACTGAACAGAGGATGCCCAGAAAGTGAGGAAGAGGCCCCAGCACAAGAGGAATCCTCTG AGTCAAAGAATAGCTGCAAACAGAGCAAGGAAGTACTGAAGAAAGCTGCTGGTCCAAGCAGA ATACCACAAATACTTTCTTCCAAGTATCCAGAAGATGATCCAGACTACTGTGTGTGGGTACCACCTGAAGT GCCAGAGCGGTGA
- the SLC4A1AP gene encoding kanadaptin isoform X4, whose translation MAELSSQPELGSRSEPPEDDFKKPVLPLPSGPGDHGPGPAPREQEKRKEEKKEPSRAGGLGERGARPLRRRDVEEEPGPGPPAEDKPRSCRAAPGAPPVGSPVPAPPYKEPEWGGPPDAPYSLETLKGGTILSSRSLEGQSRCVFGRLPSCDVVLEHPSVSRFHAVLQHRARDPAGKGDPAGEQDPRGRGFYLYDLGSTHGTFLNKSRVPPRTYCRVRVGHVLRFGGSTRLFILQGPEDDKEAESELTVTQLKALRKQQQRKLEKKMLGEDSDEEEEAGAAEETRNSSSQDTEMGCTWGMGEDAIEDEVEENPIVIEFQQEREAFYIKDPKKALQGFFEREGEELEYEYDEQGHSTWLCRVRLPVDDSSGKQLVAEAIHSGKKKEAMIQCSLEACRMLDALGLLRQEAVSRKRKAKNWEDEDYYDSDDDTFLDRTGLVEKKRLNRMKKAGKIDDKPETYDSLIGKLNNAEKELAEISEKLKVSGKTLSESIPQDSLDAFMTEIKSGSTLDGVSRKKLHLRTFELRKEQQRLKGLIKLVKPTEMPELKKTENQAENVEKKPKKLTLPLFGAMKGGSKFKLKTGTVGKLPPKRPALPPSLIRMKDEPEEEEEEEEEEEEHKEELGKLDHTSLKMEMQSEEAMQEICPTPNLSNQNTLIDTRQETESSGQPSQEGLNRGCPESEEEAPAQEESSESKNSCKQSKEVLKKAAGPSRIPQILSSKYPEDDPDYCVPER comes from the exons ATGGCGGAGCTCTCCTCTCAGCCTGAGCTGGGCTCCCGCTCCGAGCCACCCGAGGATGACTTCAAAAAGCCGGTCCTGCCCTTGCCTTCGGGGCCGGGAGATCATGGCCCGGGCCCCGCTCCCCGGGAGCAGGAGAAgcggaaagaggagaaaaaggagccTTCGCGGGCCGGCGGTCTTGGAGAGCGGGGAGCCCGGCCGCTCCGGCGGCGAGACGTGGAGGAGGAGCCCGGACCCGGGCCCCCAGCCGAGGACAAGCCGCGGTCGTGCAGAGCAGCACCTGGGGCTCCTCCGGTCGGAAGCCCAGTTCCGGCTCCCCCCTATAAGGAGCCAGAATGGGGGGGCCCTCCCGACGCTCCCTACAGCCTGGAGACCCTGAAGGGCGGGACCATCCTAAGCAGCCGCAGTCTGGAGGGCCAGAGCCGCTGCGTGTTCGGGCGCCTGCCCAGCTGCGACGTGGTCCTGGAGCACCCTTCGGTGTCGCGCTTCCACGCCGTGCTGCAGCACCGCGCGCGGGACCCCGCCGGGAAAGGAGACCCCGCCGGGGAACAAGACCCCCGCGGACGCGGCTTCTACTTGTACGACCTGGGAAGCACCCACGGCACCTTCCTCAACAAAAGTCGCGTGCCGCCGCGCACCTACTGCCGCGTCCGCGTGGGCCACGTCCTCCGCTTCGGAGGCAGCACGCGCCTTTTCATCCTGCAG GGGCCAGAAGATGACAAGGAGGCGGAATCGGAGCTAACGGTAACTCAGCTGAAGGCTTTGCGGAAGCAGCAGCAGAGGAAGTTAGAGAAGAAGATGCTGGGGGAAGACTCCgatgaggaagaggaggcagGGGCCGCGGAAGAGACGAGGAACTCTAGTAGTCAGGACACCGAGATGGGCTGTACTTGGGGAATGG GAGAAGATGCCATTGAAGATGAAGTTGAAGAGAATCCTATTGTTATAGAGTTTCAACAGGAACGTGAGGCATTTTATATAAAGGATCCCAAAAAGGCTCTGCAGGGGTTCTTTGAAAGAGAAG GAGAAGAATTAGAATATGAATATGATGAACAGGGACATAGTACCTGGCTTTGCAGAGTTAG GTTGCCTGTGGATGATTCATCAGGAAAACAACTGGTGGCTGAGGCCATTCactcaggaaagaaaaaggaagcaatgaTCCAGTGCTCCCTGGAAGCCTGTCGAATGCTTGATGCTTTGGGTTTGCTACGTCAGGAGGCGG TATCTCGAAAAAGGAAAGCCAAGAACTGGGAGGATGAAGATTATTATGACAGTGATGATGATACATTCCTTGATCGAACTGGCTTAGTTGAGAAGAAGCGACTTAACAGGatgaaaaaagctggaaaaattgATGATAAGCCAGAGACCTATGATTCACTG attggaAAGTTGAataatgcagagaaagaacttgcTGAGATTTCAGAGAAGTTGAAAGTCTCAGGCAAAA ctcTGTCAGAATCTATACCTCAGGATTCTTTGGATGCATTCATGACAGAAATCAAATCAGGGAGTACATTAGATGGTGTGTCCCGGAAAAAGCTTCATTTAAGAACCTTTGAGCTGAGGAAAGAGCAGCAGAGACTTAAAGGGCTCATTAAACTTGTGAAACCAACAGAGATGCCAGAGCTAAAAAA gaCTGAAAACCAGGCTGAAAATGTGGAAAAGAAGCCTAAAAAGCTAACATTGCCTCTTTTTGGTGCAATGAAAGGAGGaagcaaatttaaattaaaaactggAACAGTAGGG AAATTGCCCCCTAAGCGTCCAGCACTCCCTCCAAGTTTAATAAGAATGAAGGATGAgcctgaagaagaggaagaggaggaagaagaagaagaagagcacaaagaagaactaggaaaaCTGGATCATACATCTCTTAAAATGGAAATGCAGTCAGAAGAAGCAATGCAAGAAATTTGTCCAACTCCAAATCTTTCAAATCAGAACACACTGATAGACACCAGACAGg AAACAGAATCCTCAGGTCAGCCTAGTCAGGAAGGACTGAACAGAGGATGCCCAGAAAGTGAGGAAGAGGCCCCAGCACAAGAGGAATCCTCTG AGTCAAAGAATAGCTGCAAACAGAGCAAGGAAGTACTGAAGAAAGCTGCTGGTCCAAGCAGA ATACCACAAATACTTTCTTCCAAGTATCCAGAAGATGATCCAGACTACTGTGT GCCAGAGCGGTGA
- the SLC4A1AP gene encoding kanadaptin isoform X3, which translates to MAELSSQPELGSRSEPPEDDFKKPVLPLPSGPGDHGPGPAPREQEKRKEEKKEPSRAGGLGERGARPLRRRDVEEEPGPGPPAEDKPRSCRAAPGAPPVGSPVPAPPYKEPEWGGPPDAPYSLETLKGGTILSSRSLEGQSRCVFGRLPSCDVVLEHPSVSRFHAVLQHRARDPAGKGDPAGEQDPRGRGFYLYDLGSTHGTFLNKSRVPPRTYCRVRVGHVLRFGGSTRLFILQGPEDDKEAESELTVTQLKALRKQQQRKLEKKMLGEDSDEEEEAGAAEETRNSSSQDTEMGCTWGMGEDAIEDEVEENPIVIEFQQEREAFYIKDPKKALQGFFEREGEELEYEYDEQGHSTWLCRVRLPVDDSSGKQLVAEAIHSGKKKEAMIQCSLEACRMLDALGLLRQEAVSRKRKAKNWEDEDYYDSDDDTFLDRTGLVEKKRLNRMKKAGKIDDKPETYDSLIGKLNNAEKELAEISEKLKVSGKTLSESIPQDSLDAFMTEIKSGSTLDGVSRKKLHLRTFELRKEQQRLKGLIKLVKPTEMPELKKTENQAENVEKKPKKLTLPLFGAMKGGSKFKLKTGTVGKLPPKRPALPPSLIRMKDEPEEEEEEEEEEEEHKEELGKLDHTSLKMEMQSEEAMQEICPTPNLSNQNTLIDTRQETESSGQPSQEGLNRGCPESEEEAPAQEESSESKNSCKQSKEVLKKAAGPSRIPQILSSKYPEDDPDYCVWVPPEVC; encoded by the exons ATGGCGGAGCTCTCCTCTCAGCCTGAGCTGGGCTCCCGCTCCGAGCCACCCGAGGATGACTTCAAAAAGCCGGTCCTGCCCTTGCCTTCGGGGCCGGGAGATCATGGCCCGGGCCCCGCTCCCCGGGAGCAGGAGAAgcggaaagaggagaaaaaggagccTTCGCGGGCCGGCGGTCTTGGAGAGCGGGGAGCCCGGCCGCTCCGGCGGCGAGACGTGGAGGAGGAGCCCGGACCCGGGCCCCCAGCCGAGGACAAGCCGCGGTCGTGCAGAGCAGCACCTGGGGCTCCTCCGGTCGGAAGCCCAGTTCCGGCTCCCCCCTATAAGGAGCCAGAATGGGGGGGCCCTCCCGACGCTCCCTACAGCCTGGAGACCCTGAAGGGCGGGACCATCCTAAGCAGCCGCAGTCTGGAGGGCCAGAGCCGCTGCGTGTTCGGGCGCCTGCCCAGCTGCGACGTGGTCCTGGAGCACCCTTCGGTGTCGCGCTTCCACGCCGTGCTGCAGCACCGCGCGCGGGACCCCGCCGGGAAAGGAGACCCCGCCGGGGAACAAGACCCCCGCGGACGCGGCTTCTACTTGTACGACCTGGGAAGCACCCACGGCACCTTCCTCAACAAAAGTCGCGTGCCGCCGCGCACCTACTGCCGCGTCCGCGTGGGCCACGTCCTCCGCTTCGGAGGCAGCACGCGCCTTTTCATCCTGCAG GGGCCAGAAGATGACAAGGAGGCGGAATCGGAGCTAACGGTAACTCAGCTGAAGGCTTTGCGGAAGCAGCAGCAGAGGAAGTTAGAGAAGAAGATGCTGGGGGAAGACTCCgatgaggaagaggaggcagGGGCCGCGGAAGAGACGAGGAACTCTAGTAGTCAGGACACCGAGATGGGCTGTACTTGGGGAATGG GAGAAGATGCCATTGAAGATGAAGTTGAAGAGAATCCTATTGTTATAGAGTTTCAACAGGAACGTGAGGCATTTTATATAAAGGATCCCAAAAAGGCTCTGCAGGGGTTCTTTGAAAGAGAAG GAGAAGAATTAGAATATGAATATGATGAACAGGGACATAGTACCTGGCTTTGCAGAGTTAG GTTGCCTGTGGATGATTCATCAGGAAAACAACTGGTGGCTGAGGCCATTCactcaggaaagaaaaaggaagcaatgaTCCAGTGCTCCCTGGAAGCCTGTCGAATGCTTGATGCTTTGGGTTTGCTACGTCAGGAGGCGG TATCTCGAAAAAGGAAAGCCAAGAACTGGGAGGATGAAGATTATTATGACAGTGATGATGATACATTCCTTGATCGAACTGGCTTAGTTGAGAAGAAGCGACTTAACAGGatgaaaaaagctggaaaaattgATGATAAGCCAGAGACCTATGATTCACTG attggaAAGTTGAataatgcagagaaagaacttgcTGAGATTTCAGAGAAGTTGAAAGTCTCAGGCAAAA ctcTGTCAGAATCTATACCTCAGGATTCTTTGGATGCATTCATGACAGAAATCAAATCAGGGAGTACATTAGATGGTGTGTCCCGGAAAAAGCTTCATTTAAGAACCTTTGAGCTGAGGAAAGAGCAGCAGAGACTTAAAGGGCTCATTAAACTTGTGAAACCAACAGAGATGCCAGAGCTAAAAAA gaCTGAAAACCAGGCTGAAAATGTGGAAAAGAAGCCTAAAAAGCTAACATTGCCTCTTTTTGGTGCAATGAAAGGAGGaagcaaatttaaattaaaaactggAACAGTAGGG AAATTGCCCCCTAAGCGTCCAGCACTCCCTCCAAGTTTAATAAGAATGAAGGATGAgcctgaagaagaggaagaggaggaagaagaagaagaagagcacaaagaagaactaggaaaaCTGGATCATACATCTCTTAAAATGGAAATGCAGTCAGAAGAAGCAATGCAAGAAATTTGTCCAACTCCAAATCTTTCAAATCAGAACACACTGATAGACACCAGACAGg AAACAGAATCCTCAGGTCAGCCTAGTCAGGAAGGACTGAACAGAGGATGCCCAGAAAGTGAGGAAGAGGCCCCAGCACAAGAGGAATCCTCTG AGTCAAAGAATAGCTGCAAACAGAGCAAGGAAGTACTGAAGAAAGCTGCTGGTCCAAGCAGA ATACCACAAATACTTTCTTCCAAGTATCCAGAAGATGATCCAGACTACTGTGTGTGGGTACCACCTGAAGTGTGttga
- the SLC4A1AP gene encoding kanadaptin isoform X7, whose translation MAELSSQPELGSRSEPPEDDFKKPVLPLPSGPGDHGPGPAPREQEKRKEEKKEPSRAGGLGERGARPLRRRDVEEEPGPGPPAEDKPRSCRAAPGAPPVGSPVPAPPYKEPEWGGPPDAPYSLETLKGGTILSSRSLEGQSRCVFGRLPSCDVVLEHPSVSRFHAVLQHRARDPAGKGDPAGEQDPRGRGFYLYDLGSTHGTFLNKSRVPPRTYCRVRVGHVLRFGGSTRLFILQGPEDDKEAESELTVTQLKALRKQQQRKLEKKMLGEDSDEEEEAGAAEETRNSSSQDTEMGCTWGMGEDAIEDEVEENPIVIEFQQEREAFYIKDPKKALQGFFEREGEELEYEYDEQGHSTWLCRVRLPVDDSSGKQLVAEAIHSGKKKEAMIQCSLEACRMLDALGLLRQEAVSRKRKAKNWEDEDYYDSDDDTFLDRTGLVEKKRLNRMKKAGKIDDKPETYDSLIGKLNNAEKELAEISEKLKVSGKTLSESIPQDSLDAFMTEIKSGSTLDGVSRKKLHLRTFELRKEQQRLKGLIKLVKPTEMPELKKTENQAENVEKKPKKLTLPLFGAMKGGSKFKLKTGTVGKLPPKRPALPPSLIRMKDEPEEEEEEEEEEEEHKEELGKLDHTSLKMEMQSEEAMQEICPTPNLSNQNTLIDTRQDTTNTFFQVSRR comes from the exons ATGGCGGAGCTCTCCTCTCAGCCTGAGCTGGGCTCCCGCTCCGAGCCACCCGAGGATGACTTCAAAAAGCCGGTCCTGCCCTTGCCTTCGGGGCCGGGAGATCATGGCCCGGGCCCCGCTCCCCGGGAGCAGGAGAAgcggaaagaggagaaaaaggagccTTCGCGGGCCGGCGGTCTTGGAGAGCGGGGAGCCCGGCCGCTCCGGCGGCGAGACGTGGAGGAGGAGCCCGGACCCGGGCCCCCAGCCGAGGACAAGCCGCGGTCGTGCAGAGCAGCACCTGGGGCTCCTCCGGTCGGAAGCCCAGTTCCGGCTCCCCCCTATAAGGAGCCAGAATGGGGGGGCCCTCCCGACGCTCCCTACAGCCTGGAGACCCTGAAGGGCGGGACCATCCTAAGCAGCCGCAGTCTGGAGGGCCAGAGCCGCTGCGTGTTCGGGCGCCTGCCCAGCTGCGACGTGGTCCTGGAGCACCCTTCGGTGTCGCGCTTCCACGCCGTGCTGCAGCACCGCGCGCGGGACCCCGCCGGGAAAGGAGACCCCGCCGGGGAACAAGACCCCCGCGGACGCGGCTTCTACTTGTACGACCTGGGAAGCACCCACGGCACCTTCCTCAACAAAAGTCGCGTGCCGCCGCGCACCTACTGCCGCGTCCGCGTGGGCCACGTCCTCCGCTTCGGAGGCAGCACGCGCCTTTTCATCCTGCAG GGGCCAGAAGATGACAAGGAGGCGGAATCGGAGCTAACGGTAACTCAGCTGAAGGCTTTGCGGAAGCAGCAGCAGAGGAAGTTAGAGAAGAAGATGCTGGGGGAAGACTCCgatgaggaagaggaggcagGGGCCGCGGAAGAGACGAGGAACTCTAGTAGTCAGGACACCGAGATGGGCTGTACTTGGGGAATGG GAGAAGATGCCATTGAAGATGAAGTTGAAGAGAATCCTATTGTTATAGAGTTTCAACAGGAACGTGAGGCATTTTATATAAAGGATCCCAAAAAGGCTCTGCAGGGGTTCTTTGAAAGAGAAG GAGAAGAATTAGAATATGAATATGATGAACAGGGACATAGTACCTGGCTTTGCAGAGTTAG GTTGCCTGTGGATGATTCATCAGGAAAACAACTGGTGGCTGAGGCCATTCactcaggaaagaaaaaggaagcaatgaTCCAGTGCTCCCTGGAAGCCTGTCGAATGCTTGATGCTTTGGGTTTGCTACGTCAGGAGGCGG TATCTCGAAAAAGGAAAGCCAAGAACTGGGAGGATGAAGATTATTATGACAGTGATGATGATACATTCCTTGATCGAACTGGCTTAGTTGAGAAGAAGCGACTTAACAGGatgaaaaaagctggaaaaattgATGATAAGCCAGAGACCTATGATTCACTG attggaAAGTTGAataatgcagagaaagaacttgcTGAGATTTCAGAGAAGTTGAAAGTCTCAGGCAAAA ctcTGTCAGAATCTATACCTCAGGATTCTTTGGATGCATTCATGACAGAAATCAAATCAGGGAGTACATTAGATGGTGTGTCCCGGAAAAAGCTTCATTTAAGAACCTTTGAGCTGAGGAAAGAGCAGCAGAGACTTAAAGGGCTCATTAAACTTGTGAAACCAACAGAGATGCCAGAGCTAAAAAA gaCTGAAAACCAGGCTGAAAATGTGGAAAAGAAGCCTAAAAAGCTAACATTGCCTCTTTTTGGTGCAATGAAAGGAGGaagcaaatttaaattaaaaactggAACAGTAGGG AAATTGCCCCCTAAGCGTCCAGCACTCCCTCCAAGTTTAATAAGAATGAAGGATGAgcctgaagaagaggaagaggaggaagaagaagaagaagagcacaaagaagaactaggaaaaCTGGATCATACATCTCTTAAAATGGAAATGCAGTCAGAAGAAGCAATGCAAGAAATTTGTCCAACTCCAAATCTTTCAAATCAGAACACACTGATAGACACCAGACAGg ATACCACAAATACTTTCTTCCAAGTATCCAGAAGATGA
- the SLC4A1AP gene encoding kanadaptin isoform X1, with product MAELSSQPELGSRSEPPEDDFKKPVLPLPSGPGDHGPGPAPREQEKRKEEKKEPSRAGGLGERGARPLRRRDVEEEPGPGPPAEDKPRSCRAAPGAPPVGSPVPAPPYKEPEWGGPPDAPYSLETLKGGTILSSRSLEGQSRCVFGRLPSCDVVLEHPSVSRFHAVLQHRARDPAGKGDPAGEQDPRGRGFYLYDLGSTHGTFLNKSRVPPRTYCRVRVGHVLRFGGSTRLFILQGPEDDKEAESELTVTQLKALRKQQQRKLEKKMLGEDSDEEEEAGAAEETRNSSSQDTEMGCTWGMGEDAIEDEVEENPIVIEFQQEREAFYIKDPKKALQGFFEREGEELEYEYDEQGHSTWLCRVRLPVDDSSGKQLVAEAIHSGKKKEAMIQCSLEACRMLDALGLLRQEAVSRKRKAKNWEDEDYYDSDDDTFLDRTGLVEKKRLNRMKKAGKIDDKPETYDSLIGKLNNAEKELAEISEKLKVSGKTLSESIPQDSLDAFMTEIKSGSTLDGVSRKKLHLRTFELRKEQQRLKGLIKLVKPTEMPELKKTENQAENVEKKPKKLTLPLFGAMKGGSKFKLKTGTVGKLPPKRPALPPSLIRMKDEPEEEEEEEEEEEEHKEELGKLDHTSLKMEMQSEEAMQEICPTPNLSNQNTLIDTRQETESSGQPSQEGLNRGCPESEEEAPAQEESSESKNSCKQSKEVLKKAAGPSRVCPFQCQLCVAAFHFCSCCLLSPSSALTLIHAPF from the exons ATGGCGGAGCTCTCCTCTCAGCCTGAGCTGGGCTCCCGCTCCGAGCCACCCGAGGATGACTTCAAAAAGCCGGTCCTGCCCTTGCCTTCGGGGCCGGGAGATCATGGCCCGGGCCCCGCTCCCCGGGAGCAGGAGAAgcggaaagaggagaaaaaggagccTTCGCGGGCCGGCGGTCTTGGAGAGCGGGGAGCCCGGCCGCTCCGGCGGCGAGACGTGGAGGAGGAGCCCGGACCCGGGCCCCCAGCCGAGGACAAGCCGCGGTCGTGCAGAGCAGCACCTGGGGCTCCTCCGGTCGGAAGCCCAGTTCCGGCTCCCCCCTATAAGGAGCCAGAATGGGGGGGCCCTCCCGACGCTCCCTACAGCCTGGAGACCCTGAAGGGCGGGACCATCCTAAGCAGCCGCAGTCTGGAGGGCCAGAGCCGCTGCGTGTTCGGGCGCCTGCCCAGCTGCGACGTGGTCCTGGAGCACCCTTCGGTGTCGCGCTTCCACGCCGTGCTGCAGCACCGCGCGCGGGACCCCGCCGGGAAAGGAGACCCCGCCGGGGAACAAGACCCCCGCGGACGCGGCTTCTACTTGTACGACCTGGGAAGCACCCACGGCACCTTCCTCAACAAAAGTCGCGTGCCGCCGCGCACCTACTGCCGCGTCCGCGTGGGCCACGTCCTCCGCTTCGGAGGCAGCACGCGCCTTTTCATCCTGCAG GGGCCAGAAGATGACAAGGAGGCGGAATCGGAGCTAACGGTAACTCAGCTGAAGGCTTTGCGGAAGCAGCAGCAGAGGAAGTTAGAGAAGAAGATGCTGGGGGAAGACTCCgatgaggaagaggaggcagGGGCCGCGGAAGAGACGAGGAACTCTAGTAGTCAGGACACCGAGATGGGCTGTACTTGGGGAATGG GAGAAGATGCCATTGAAGATGAAGTTGAAGAGAATCCTATTGTTATAGAGTTTCAACAGGAACGTGAGGCATTTTATATAAAGGATCCCAAAAAGGCTCTGCAGGGGTTCTTTGAAAGAGAAG GAGAAGAATTAGAATATGAATATGATGAACAGGGACATAGTACCTGGCTTTGCAGAGTTAG GTTGCCTGTGGATGATTCATCAGGAAAACAACTGGTGGCTGAGGCCATTCactcaggaaagaaaaaggaagcaatgaTCCAGTGCTCCCTGGAAGCCTGTCGAATGCTTGATGCTTTGGGTTTGCTACGTCAGGAGGCGG TATCTCGAAAAAGGAAAGCCAAGAACTGGGAGGATGAAGATTATTATGACAGTGATGATGATACATTCCTTGATCGAACTGGCTTAGTTGAGAAGAAGCGACTTAACAGGatgaaaaaagctggaaaaattgATGATAAGCCAGAGACCTATGATTCACTG attggaAAGTTGAataatgcagagaaagaacttgcTGAGATTTCAGAGAAGTTGAAAGTCTCAGGCAAAA ctcTGTCAGAATCTATACCTCAGGATTCTTTGGATGCATTCATGACAGAAATCAAATCAGGGAGTACATTAGATGGTGTGTCCCGGAAAAAGCTTCATTTAAGAACCTTTGAGCTGAGGAAAGAGCAGCAGAGACTTAAAGGGCTCATTAAACTTGTGAAACCAACAGAGATGCCAGAGCTAAAAAA gaCTGAAAACCAGGCTGAAAATGTGGAAAAGAAGCCTAAAAAGCTAACATTGCCTCTTTTTGGTGCAATGAAAGGAGGaagcaaatttaaattaaaaactggAACAGTAGGG AAATTGCCCCCTAAGCGTCCAGCACTCCCTCCAAGTTTAATAAGAATGAAGGATGAgcctgaagaagaggaagaggaggaagaagaagaagaagagcacaaagaagaactaggaaaaCTGGATCATACATCTCTTAAAATGGAAATGCAGTCAGAAGAAGCAATGCAAGAAATTTGTCCAACTCCAAATCTTTCAAATCAGAACACACTGATAGACACCAGACAGg AAACAGAATCCTCAGGTCAGCCTAGTCAGGAAGGACTGAACAGAGGATGCCCAGAAAGTGAGGAAGAGGCCCCAGCACAAGAGGAATCCTCTG AGTCAAAGAATAGCTGCAAACAGAGCAAGGAAGTACTGAAGAAAGCTGCTGGTCCAAGCAGAGTATGTCCTTTCCAATGCCAATTGTGTGTTGCTGCTTTCCATTTCTGCAGCTGTTGTTTGCTGTCTCCTTCATCAGCTCTCACTCTTATCCATGCACCGTTTTGA